The stretch of DNA TCCGGGCAGCGGTAAATCCTTTAGTGCCAAAAGAGAAATGGCAAATGCGATTTTAGTAACAGATGATGATGTGATTATCTGCGATCCGGAAGGAGAGTATGGAAACCTCGTAAGGCAGTTTAAGGGAGAAGTCATTAAGGTCAGCAGTAAGTCAAAGGATTACCTGAATCCCCTTGATATAAACATGAACTACGGGGATGGGGATGCACCGCTGAAAGATAAGGCAAACTTTATCATGAGTATGCTTGAGCTTGTAGTAGGTGGCAGTGGTCTTACGGCAGAAGAAAAGTCTGTTATTGATAGGTGCCTTCCTAAAATCTATGAAAAGTATTTTGAACATCCTACTCCTGACAATATGCCGATACTTCAAGACCTATACGATATGTTAAAAGGACAGGAAGAAAAGGTTGGTAAGAAGCTGGCAACGGAGATGGAAATCTATGTATCGGGGTCTCTCAATGTCTTTAATCACAGGTCAAATGTGGATTTAAATAAGAAGCTCCTTTGTTTTGATATTAAAGAACTTGGAAGCCAGTTAAAGAAAATAGGAATGCTTGTCATTCAGGATCAGGTGTGGAACAAGGTATCCCAAAACAGAGGAAACAAGGCTACAAGATACTATATCGACGAGTTTCATTTACTTTTAAAAGATGAGCAGACAGCATCGTATTCGGTTGAGATTTGGAAGAGGTTTAGAAAATGGGGAGGTATCCCGACAGGTATCACACAAAATGTCAAAGACCTACTTATGAGTAAGGAGATAGAAAATATCTTTGATAATACGGACTTTGTCTTAATGCTAAATCAGGCTTCGGGAGATAGAGAAATCTTAGCAAGGAAACTTAAAATCTCACTTCCACAGCTCAGATATGTTACTAATTCAAATGAAGGTGAGGGACTCTTATTCTTTGGAAATACCATTGTGCCTTTCCTTGATAAGTTTCCGAAAGATACAATCCTTTATCAGAAGATGACTACCAAGCCGGAAGAAGTGAGGTAGCCTATGGGAAAGAAGCTGAAAAAGGACTTTAAGGAAAGGCACAAGGCAAGCATTGAAAAAGAAATGCTCCATAGTAAAACAGATACGATACCTGAAGAAAGTAAGCTAAAACATAACGATGATTACAGAGGAAAAATCGTTCATGAGAAAGATAGATTTCAGGATAAGGTTCATAAAAAGATAAGCAAGATAAATGCTGATAATGAAAAGGATTATGGAAATTCCAAGAGAAACGCAAAATATAGAGTTTCAGATAAGGGGAGCATAACTTCTGTAACTGAAACTGGAAGAGTGGATTATGTTACAGAGGTTAAGGATGGGAAAATCTATGATCATTTAGGAAAAGACCTTGATAATGATGGGATTATAGACAGATACGATAATGACTTTAGGGATAGCGACTATTTTGAGTCAACCTATGATGTCGAGGATAATCTTCATCATAAAGCAGAAAATACAAATAGTTTCTCAAAAAGCCAAAAAGCTCAAAAGAAAAATTATAAGAGAAAAAACTATACCGAAAGCCTTTATACAAGGAAAAAGGATGATGTGTTAAAGGAGAATAAGCCTGAAGATAAAAAGACTGGAAAAGATACTATAAGCGAAAAAGAACATAGCAGTCTTTCAAAAGACCAGAAGAAAAAGGTCAAAAAGGATATGGTAAAGGTATCTGCCCTGTCAGGACTTGCCAAAGGAAGTGAAACCGTAAGAGATTACCTTTCTCATGGAAGTGATGAAAATAAAGGGGTAGAAGCAGGAGAAAAGACAGCAGATACAAGCTCAAAACTCATTCATGGCATAAAGAATTACTCGGATAAGAAAAGAGCTAAAAGAGGCTATGACCTTACAAATAAGGACTATAAAATCAGAAAGCGTAAGTCAAAGTTGGAATTTCGTGATGCCAAAAAGGAACTGAAAAAGACGGATGAGTATAAAAGAGCAAGTGCATATAAAAGATTTCAAAAGAAAAATCAGGTAAAGGCAGCAATTTCTCGTGAGAATAAGTCAAGGCTTAGAGATCGAATTAAAGAGGGACTTATCGGAACACTGAAAAGCTCAAAGGATATGATTATCCGAAAAGCAAAAGGACTAATGCTTATTTTCATAGGTATCATTATCTTAGGGACTTTTGTGATTAACTTCGCAGGAACGGGAATGATAGGCTTTATGAACTCTACAAGCTCTGTGCTTACAACAAGCTATTTATCAAAGCCAAATGTCCTAAGTGAAATCAATCAGAAATTTTCAGATATGGAGGGTAAGCTTCAAAGTGAAGTTGACCATGTGAAAGAAAATTATCCCGGATATGATGAATATATCTTAAATAATACAGAATACATCGGTCATAATGTCCATGAGCTTTTATCCTACATTACATCAAGGTGCGGAGAGGTAAAGAGTGTATCGGAAGTAGAATCCATATTAAAAGAATTATTTGAGTCCATGTATGACCTTGAGTATAGGGAAGAAATTGAAATCAGATACAGGACGGTTACAAAAACCTATACCGATGAAGATGGCAATGAATATACCGAAAGCCACGAAGAACCTTATGAGTATAAAAAACTCATCGTAACGCTTCATAAAAAAGAGATGGACAGCATTATCCGAAAGGTCTTTGCAAACTATCCCGATAATCTAAAGCACTATGAAGCCTTGTTCCTTGCACAAGGCAATATGGGAGAAGCCTTTGGTAATTCTGACCTTATCAGTGCAAATGGAGGTATCGGCGGTGGAAAAGAGTATGAGGCATCTACGGAAGTACAAAAGAAGATTGTTAATGCTGCATACATTACGCCATCTCCGGGTGCAGGCTGGTGTGCCATGTGGGTATCACAGGTCTATCAAAATGCAGGACTTGGATATATAGGTGGGAATGCCTGTGATATGTACCGAAACTATACCTTTACATCAGACAGGTCAAAGCTAAAAGTGGGAATGCTTGTGGCAGTTGAAAGCAGCAGTAGCGGAAGCAGTGCAGGGCTTACCTATGGTCATGTAGGTATTTACATCGGAGATGGAAAAGTGATTGATAACATCGGTCGAATAAGAGTAACTACCTTAGATGATTGGATAGCAACATTTTGTAAGCACCATCCCGTAGGATTCGGTTTTCCGCCAAATGTAAAGAAATAGGAGGTAACAATTTGAAAAAGGAACTGATAGCAGTAAAAAATAGAATAAAGAAGTTAAAGGATAAAAAGGCTCTGATTGATGAAGAATTGGAGCCTTTATTCATTCGTGAAGAAGAGCTTGAAAATGAAGAAATCATTGCCATTTGCAGAAAGAATAACATCACAATCAGCGATTTGATGGCAAAGGTAAACAGACAAAAAGCAGAAATGAAAAAGGAGAAAACAAATGAAAACCAGTTTGAAAAAGAATAATAAGTTTTGGACGGTAGCACTTGCGGTAATTGTAAGTATTAGTTGTATTTTAGGTCTTTGGACGGTTGTTTATGCACAGGAGCAAAAATCTGAAGCTCCAACAAAAAACGAAGCTGTTCAAATGGAAGTTGAAGTAAATGTAAGGTATATCTTTGAAGATGAAAAGGTCTTTAAGGAAGAAAAGATAAAGGCTGAGAAAGGACAACTTATTGATAGCGGAGATCTTCCAATGCTCCCAGATGATATGAAATTCATTGATGAATTTCTGTTTTATGAGGTAAAGGGAGATGGAAAAGATGAGATTATCCGTAAGATAACAAAGATAGAGGTTAAGAATAAGGAAACGCAGACGGAAGAAGAAAAGCTACAGCAGGACAAAAGCACTCAGACGGAAGATAAAAAGACGAAAGATAAGTCAACGCAGACAGAGCTTTCCAAAGAGGATATTTCCAAGATGGAAAAGCAGGCAAAAGAACTTAAAGGGGAGCTTGATAAGCTAAATGGTGAGATTAAGGATAAAGATAAGTTAAGCGATAAGCAGAAGGAAAAAATCAAAGCTCTTGAAGATGAAATTGATAGCCTGAAAGAAAAACTGAAAAAAGAAAAGGATAACAAAGATTTATCTTCTGATATTAAAAAGGAAATGGACAAGCTAAATGAAAAGATTAAAGATCTTGAAAAAAAGGCTAATGAAGTGAATAAAGCTCCGGCATCATCTAATGTTGTTACACCAATTCCACCAAATAGCAGTATAAAAACAAGTGCAGGAAATTCTCAGCCACTTGTAAATACAGGTAAGGGAAGTGAACCAAAGGCAAGTTTTGGAAATACTGCAAAAGATGAAAATACTAAACAATCAAAAGATAAAGAAAAGGAAATTCGTTATCCTAATAAGCTGACAGCTAAAACGCCTGCTAACAATAACAGCCAAGATTCAGCTATGGATGGCACAAGTAAGAGTGCAAATACCAATAAGGGAGTAGCTTCTGCACCGTCTAAGGCAAGAGGAAGTGTTACGGAAAATAAGGATAATGCAAATAAGGAATATCCGATTCATCATAGCGATGATAAGGATAATAAAGAAACTGATAAATATTCGGCTGATGCAAGACAGTTTATTACCTTTCAGACTAAAAATGGTAAGACCTTTTATTTAATCATCAATCATGATGAAGATAGTGAGAATGTAATGCTTCTTACGGAAGTATCTGAAGATGATTTGCTTAATATGGTGGAGAAAAAAGAAGCACCAAAGCAGGAAGTAGTAAAAGAAGAACCTGTTAAGGAAGAAGTGAAGCCTGAGAAGAAGGACGAAAAGAGTAATTTAGGAACCTATATTATTTTGCTTCTTGTAGTAGGTGGTGCATTAGGAGCAGGCTACTATTTTAAGGTTGTGAAAAAGAAAGAAGATAAAGAACTTGAAGCCTTAGAGGAGGAAGATGATGATTTCTTTTCTGAAGCTGAAAGCGAGGAAGAAATAAATGATGCAGATGAAGTAGAAGATGAAGAATAAACGCACCTAAAAACATATTATTTTGGGTGCAAAGTTAGGGCGGGAGAGTAACATCTTTCGCCCTATTTTGATTTATAACAGGAGGAAAACACAGATGAAGTTAGTTATTGCAGAAAAGCCGAGTGTTGCAATCTCCATTGCAAAGGTTATTGGAGCAAATAAAAAGAAAGACGGATATTATGAAGGAAACGGATATAGGGTAAGCTGGTGCGTTGGACACCTAATTCAAATGGCAAATCCGGATGCTTATGATGAAAAGTACGCCAAGTGGAATATGGCTGATTTACCGATTATTCCGAGCGACTACAAGTATGAAGTAGCAAAGGCAACCAAGAAGCAGTTTAACATCCTTAAAAAGCTGATGAATGATAAGGAGGTTGATACGGTTATCAATGCGTGCGATGCAGGGCGTGAGGGAGAAAGTATTTTTAGACTTGTATATAATCAAGTGAATTGTAAAAAGAAGATGAAACGCCTTTGGATTTCTTCAATGGAAGATAGTGCCATTAAAGAGGGTTTTGATAACCTAACAGACGGAAAAGACTATGATAATCTCTTTGAATCGGCACAGGCAAGAGCTATTGCGGATTGGTTAGTCGGAATGAATATTAGTAGGCTCTACTCTTGCCTGTATCAGCAAAATTACAGTGTTGGCAGAGTGCAGACACCTACCCTTGCCATGATTGTAAAAAGAGATGATGAGATAGCAAATTATCAGAAAGAAAAATATTACACAGTAGAGCTTTCTACAAATGGTTTTACACTATCAACGGATAGAATTGATGATGAAGTTGCTGCTGAACAGCTCTTAAATTTAGTAGGCGATAAGATTGAAATAACCGATGTCATTCAGAAAGAAAAGATTACTAAACCTGATTTACCCTTTGACCTTACAACACTTCAAAGAGAGTGCAATAAGTATTTCGGATATAGTGCTAAACAGACACTTGATTATGCCCAAAGCCTTTATGAGAAAAAGCTCATCACCTATCCAAGAACAGACAGCAGATGTTTAACGGAAGATATGATTGTAAGTACGGTTAATAACATTTTGGGTAAAAATGACTTTGATACAGAGCGTATTAAGGTAGTATTTGATTCTAAAAAGGTTACAGATCATCACGCTATTATTCCGACAGTAAGCTCACTGAGTGAAGCTTTATCGGGCATTCCTGAGAGTGAAGCAAAGGTATATAGGCTTATTTCTAATAAGCTTCACGCAAGCGTAGGCTATCCTTTAATTGAGAATACAACAAAGATTATAGCTGAATTTGATGGCTTTAAATTTACAAGTTCAGGTAAGGTAATTAAGGATGAAGGCTTTAGCAAATACCTTAAAGAGTATAAGTCCAAGAAGAATGAGGATGTAGAACTTCCTAATGTAAATGTTGATGATGTTTTAAGCATTGAAAATAAAGAGATTAAAGAAAAATTTACCCAACCTCCGAAACACTTTACTGAAGATACGCTCTTAAAGTCTATGGAGATTGCGGGAAATGATGCCTTAGAAAAAGGTGTAGAGGTGGAAAGAAAAGGTCTTGGCACTCCGGCAACAAGGGCAGGAATTATTGAAAATCTAATCTTTAAGAGATTTGTCGAAAGAGATAAGAAGAATCTAATTGCAACGCATAAGGGAATCAGCCTTGTAACGATTGTAGCAGATACCTTTAAGTCGGCAGAAACGACAGCAAAGTGGGAAATGGAATTATCGGATATTGCTCAGGGTAAATCCTCTAAGAAAGAATTTTTAGATGCGATTGAAAATGAGATAAAAGAAGCGGTTTTGACATATCGCAAGTAAGACAGCACTAATTTCAGCGTGGAAAAAATGCTCTAAAAATGCTATAATATAAGCAATTTATTTGTAATTGTTAGGAGAATTAAGATGGCAATAAAAAATCAAGATTATATAAAAAATTTAATCAGAGAGTTGATTTCTTTGCCAAGTGAAACAGAATGGGTTGAATTTAAGCATAATAACGATGAACCTCAGATGATAGGTGAGTATATTTCTGCTTTGGGCAATTCTGCAACTTTATGGGGAAGACCTAAAGCATATTTACTCTGGGGTATTGATGATAATACACATAAAATTGTAGGAACTACATTTGATTATAGGGAGAGTAAAAAAGGTTCGGAAGAACTTGAAGCATGGTTATCTCGAATGACAAATCCAAGAATAGACTTCAGATTTTATAAAACAGAAATTGAGGATAAAAATGTAGTATTACTCGAAATTCCATGTGCAGAAAAGCAGCCAATTAAGTTTTCAGGTGAAGAGTATATTAGAATTGGAACAAATAAGAAGAAGTTGAAAGAATATCCTGATAAAGAGAGATCTCTATGGGCAGCTTTTGATACAACTCCGTTTGAATTAAGAAATGCAAAAGATAATATTTCGTTTCATGAGGTGTTAGATGTACTGAATGTAGCGGGATATTATGAAAAGATGGGGTTTGCATTACCACAAAATAACAATAAAATATTGGATGATTTTACTAATGAAAAGTTTATAAAAAGAAATGATTCCGGAAGCTATGATATTACTAATTTAGGAGCATTACTTATTTCAAAAGATTTAAAGAATTTTGAGAGTTTAGCTCATAAATCTATAAGAGTAATTTGGTATAAAGAGAACAATAGACTTGACACAATACGGGAAAAAGTATTTAGTGAAGGTTATGCTATTTCATATGAGGAAATTGTAGATTATGTTTTGACTGTCATTCCACAGGAAGAGATAATTGAAGACTCTATAAGAAAAACTAAGTTGGGTTATCCGGAGATAGCCATTCGTGAGTTAATTGCCAATATCATGATTCATCAAGCTATTGAACAAAAAGGGACAAGTCCTATGGTTGAGTTATTCAAAGATAGGATAGAATTTTCAAATGCAGGTTCGCCATTGGTTTCGATAGACCGCATTGTTGATACAGTTCCGATTTCAAGAAATGAAAATCTTGCGGGATTTATGCACAAATGTGGGATTTGTGAAGAAAGAGGAAGTGGTTTTGATAAGATAGTATATGCGACAAGTAAGAATTCTATGCTTGCTCCTAAAATCGAAAATCAAAGTGATAAATTCACAAAAGTAACTCTCTATTTGAAAGCTCCTTTTGACTTGATTAGTAAAGAAGATAGAATAAGAACTTGTTATATGCAGGCTTGCTTTGTCTATGTCAATGGAGAGAGCATAACGAATAATTCGCTCAGAGAATTATTTGATATAAGTGATAAAGATAAATATAAAGCATCGAGGATAATTAAAGATACATTAGAAGCCAAACTTATTAAGCCAGTTGATGAAAATACAGCTCCGAGATATATGAAGTATATTCCTTTTTGGGCTTGATTTAAGTTGCAGTAAGTTGCAAAATCGTGATTTATGCAGTATGAATGGGAGATAAAACCTAGTAAAATAAGGATTTTTAGTAAGTCAAAACAGAAAAATTAAGTTGCAGTAAGTTGCAGCACATAGAATTTAAAGGTGATTAGAGTAAAATCTAACCACCTTTTTTGTTTGGAAAAAAGAAGGAGGTAAAAATGCGAATAAATGATTTTCATAACATTTTGGAGCTTGTAAAACAAGATGTGCTTCAAAGTGAAGCAGAATATCTGAAGCTACTAAAGGTTGTCGGAAACAATCAGAGATATGACTTTAGAAGTCAGCTTAGTATCTATGATAGAAATCCTGAGGCGACAGCCTGTGCCAAGTTCGACTATTGGAGGGAACGCTTTAACCGAACTGTTATGAGAGGACAGAAGGGTATCCCTATCTTAGAGGACTATGGCACATATAAGAAAGTTGACTATATCTTTGATATAGGTCAGACAGTTTCAAGAAACAGAGATGTCAATGAAGTTAATCTTTGGAGATTTGATAAAGAAGCTCATAGGGCTGTCTTAAAGGAAATGGTAAAAAGTGAGGGCTACGAAGAAAGCGAAAGCACCTTAGAAAATATCTTTTCTTTAAGTAGGCTTTACGGAGATGAAAAGATAGACAGCCTTATGAATGAGCTTAGAATAGCAGATGAGGATAGAATATCCTTTACAAAGTTTGTGAGGGACTCAATAAGCTATGCAGTTGCTTCAAGATTTAAGGTAGACTATCCGATGGATAAGGAGCTTTTAAAGGAAAACTTCGCAATGCTTGATAGTATTTCCCTTATGAGCTTAGGTGAAACTGTATCGGATATTAGTGGGAATATTATTGATGAAACCATTCAGAAAAGTAAAGAGCTTGACAAAGAAGTTTTAAGAGGTAAAGAAGCAGGATATAATAAGATTAGAGAAGAAATTGAGGAGGTAGAAGAAAATGTACTTCGACGAGATGATCAGAAAAGAAATGAAAACGAGCGAGTTCTCCGAAATGGAGAGTACGGACGAGATAATAGAGAAAATCAGGGAGAATACACTAAACAGCTTGGAGGAACAGACGGATTTCATGAAAGAATTCCCGAATCCGATTTACGCAGTGATGAGACTCACTTATCTTTCAGAGAGCGAGGAGCAGAGCCATTTCGAGATGTTAGTGGATCTTTACAAGGAGAAGAAATTGATAGGACACCTGATGGATATTCAGAAACAAGCGATAGAGTTTATGAGAACAGAGAAGCCGAAGCTGATGGCAGCTTGGAAGATAGAGGGCGAGAACAATCCGCAGTATGGGGCGATGATTTCAGCTCTCAAAGAAATGACCATCAAGGAAATGGTAGAAATCTAAAAGATAATACTGAAGCAGAGATAAGAGAAGCTGATAATGCTTCTTTTTCTTTGCCTGAAAATTCTTATGGACAGATGAGGCTTACTATTCCTCTTAATCAGAACGATATAGATACTGTCCTTATTAACGGAGGAAATCACGATGGAAGTAGACTTCCTCTTATAGCTGAGTTTTCCAAAGGAAAGAGCAATGAAGAATTAGGAGAATACCTTAAAGATACCTTTAGAGGTGGAAACGGATTTTACATTGATGAAAGAGAGGTATCTTCCTGGTATTCGGATAAAGGTATTCATTTAGCTTATGGAACATCGGCAAGAGAGGATAATACACAAATTTTAAGTTGGAGTGATGCAGCAAGTAGGATAAATGAACTTCTTGACAGAGGTGAGTTTGCTACAAATGTAGAACTTTTAGAGGCACAGGACTATGAAAGGGATAGAATTTCAGAATCCTTATGGTATCTATCGCATGATTTAAGTGAAGAAGGAAAAGAGCAAGGATATTTCAACTCTTTTGAAAGAGGTGGTGGATTTACGGAAGAAACGAAAAGATTATCTGAAGCATTAAAAAATCATGAATATCTGAAAGAAACAATCAGGGGATACGACAGATTTTTAACAGGATACAAAGAAAACAGAGATGTACTAAGGTTTCATTATCACAAGGTTGATAGCCTTTATCAGAGACTCAAGGAACTTGAACTGCCACGAAAGGAATACAGTAGCAATCTGACAGAACTTACGAAGGTAAAGCCTTTTATTACAGAAGATGAAGTCCTTGAAAGCCTTTCAAGAGGAAGCGGCGTTGATAGAGGAAAAGAACGAATCACCAAGTTTTTTAAAGAAAATCATACTTTGCAGGAAAAAGCTAATTTCCTAAAAGACGAATATGGAATCGGAGGACATTCCCATGCAATTTCAGGGGCAATGGGAAGTGATGAATGGCACGATGCGAAGGGACTTAAACTACAGAAGAATAATTGTAATGATGTGTTCCTTACTTGGTCAAGTGTGGCAAAGCATATCGATGAGCTGCTTTCTAAAAATCTCTATATTGAAGAAACGGAAATAGGAAGTAAGGCAGAGATAGAAGAACCACAATATTATTCCAAAGATGATCCAGAAAATCTGATGACCGATGAAATGCTTGAAAGAATTCCTGAGCTTTACGCACAGGAAGATGTACCTTTAGCAGATAAGGAGGTTCACGCAGCATATATCATTCCTTTCCGTTCAAACTGGACGTGGTATATGACGGAGTATGACAGAGAAAGTGGCGATGCTTTCGGACTTGTACTTGGGATTGAACCTGAATGGGGATATTTCAATCTTGAAGAATTGAAAGAACTAAATGCTCAAAGGCTTATTTTAGAAGATTTCCCAAAAACCTTTAGAGAGCTTAAGGACACAGAACTTATTAAGCAAATGGATGAGCAGGAGCTTCAATCAGTCTTTAACGGAGAACTTAGCTTTGAAGATAAAGCAGAGCTTGAAATACTTGAAGAAGTCGAAGAAAGAGTAGCTGTAACACCTGTTCAGGAAACTCTATTTGATTACCTCAAAGAAAGAGAAGAGGTAGAACTTAATGAAAAAGAGGAAAGTCTTTTAGAAGATTTTGCAGTTAAAGATGGCGATATCGTCTATTTTAATCATGAAGAATATAAAGTCAGAGAAATTTCTAAGAATGAAATCACAGGAAGATATGATTTGTGGCTTGATCCTAATAGATCCGGCAATCATCAGATACCGATTGTAGTTTTTGAAGATAATGAGGACTTGCTGAATAAAATAAGTCTTGAAAGACCGCACTTTATTGTCGGTGATGAAGTTAAATACAAGGACAAAGACCATACCATAACACGCTTTGATGATATGGGAAAGAACCTAAATACGGTAACGGTGAAGGACAACACCGAGTATTTTGGCGGGATGATAACAGGCTCCGATGTCATTCCTTATCGTCTGGAAAGCGACCTTGAGAGGGTATTTGAAAACCTGACATATAAACAGCCAGAGCAGACTACTGAAGAAACTCGAATAAGGAAAGCGGAAGCTCATAACTTTAAAATTACAGAAGAAACGCTCCCTGAAAAGTTAAGTCCAAGCGAAAGATTAAATCAAAACCTTGAAGCAATTTCCATGCTTAACAGAGTGGAGAGCGGACAAAGAGAACTTGACAGTACAGCTCAGGAAGTTTTAGCAAGGTATGTAGGCTGGGGTGGACTTTCCGAAGTCTTTGATGAAAGCAAGGAAGGTCAGTGGAAAGAAGCAAGGGCTTTTCTAAAGGAGAACTTATCACATGCAGAATACGAAGCTGCAAGAGAATCTACTTTAACAGCCTTTTATACACCGAAAGCAGTCATTGACGGAGTGTATAGGACGCTTTCCGATATGGGATTTAAGAGTGGAAATATCTTAGAACCAAGTATGGGAGTAGGAAACTTTATCGGAAATCTTCCCGATGAAATGAGTAAGTCAAAGTTTTATGGAGTGGAGCTTGACTCAGTAAGTGGTAGAATTGGAAAACTACTATACCCTGAAAGTGAAGTGCAGATTAAAGGACTGGAAGAAACTTCCTTCTCCAATAACTTCTTTGATGTGGTTATCGGCAATATACCCTTTGGAGAATATAAGGTAAATGACAGGGAGTATAACAAAAATAACTTCCTTATCCATGATTATTTCTTTGCCAAGTCCATTGATAAAGTCAGAAACGGCGGTATTATCGCTTTTATCACATCAAGTGGAACAATGGATAAAAAGGACGAAAGTGTAAGACGCTACCTTGCAGCAAGAGCAGAGTT from Parvimonas micra encodes:
- a CDS encoding CD1107 family mobile element protein, whose protein sequence is MKTSLKKNNKFWTVALAVIVSISCILGLWTVVYAQEQKSEAPTKNEAVQMEVEVNVRYIFEDEKVFKEEKIKAEKGQLIDSGDLPMLPDDMKFIDEFLFYEVKGDGKDEIIRKITKIEVKNKETQTEEEKLQQDKSTQTEDKKTKDKSTQTELSKEDISKMEKQAKELKGELDKLNGEIKDKDKLSDKQKEKIKALEDEIDSLKEKLKKEKDNKDLSSDIKKEMDKLNEKIKDLEKKANEVNKAPASSNVVTPIPPNSSIKTSAGNSQPLVNTGKGSEPKASFGNTAKDENTKQSKDKEKEIRYPNKLTAKTPANNNSQDSAMDGTSKSANTNKGVASAPSKARGSVTENKDNANKEYPIHHSDDKDNKETDKYSADARQFITFQTKNGKTFYLIINHDEDSENVMLLTEVSEDDLLNMVEKKEAPKQEVVKEEPVKEEVKPEKKDEKSNLGTYIILLLVVGGALGAGYYFKVVKKKEDKELEALEEEDDDFFSEAESEEEINDADEVEDEE
- a CDS encoding DNA topoisomerase 3, with product MKLVIAEKPSVAISIAKVIGANKKKDGYYEGNGYRVSWCVGHLIQMANPDAYDEKYAKWNMADLPIIPSDYKYEVAKATKKQFNILKKLMNDKEVDTVINACDAGREGESIFRLVYNQVNCKKKMKRLWISSMEDSAIKEGFDNLTDGKDYDNLFESAQARAIADWLVGMNISRLYSCLYQQNYSVGRVQTPTLAMIVKRDDEIANYQKEKYYTVELSTNGFTLSTDRIDDEVAAEQLLNLVGDKIEITDVIQKEKITKPDLPFDLTTLQRECNKYFGYSAKQTLDYAQSLYEKKLITYPRTDSRCLTEDMIVSTVNNILGKNDFDTERIKVVFDSKKVTDHHAIIPTVSSLSEALSGIPESEAKVYRLISNKLHASVGYPLIENTTKIIAEFDGFKFTSSGKVIKDEGFSKYLKEYKSKKNEDVELPNVNVDDVLSIENKEIKEKFTQPPKHFTEDTLLKSMEIAGNDALEKGVEVERKGLGTPATRAGIIENLIFKRFVERDKKNLIATHKGISLVTIVADTFKSAETTAKWEMELSDIAQGKSSKKEFLDAIENEIKEAVLTYRK
- a CDS encoding RNA-binding domain-containing protein, with product MAIKNQDYIKNLIRELISLPSETEWVEFKHNNDEPQMIGEYISALGNSATLWGRPKAYLLWGIDDNTHKIVGTTFDYRESKKGSEELEAWLSRMTNPRIDFRFYKTEIEDKNVVLLEIPCAEKQPIKFSGEEYIRIGTNKKKLKEYPDKERSLWAAFDTTPFELRNAKDNISFHEVLDVLNVAGYYEKMGFALPQNNNKILDDFTNEKFIKRNDSGSYDITNLGALLISKDLKNFESLAHKSIRVIWYKENNRLDTIREKVFSEGYAISYEEIVDYVLTVIPQEEIIEDSIRKTKLGYPEIAIRELIANIMIHQAIEQKGTSPMVELFKDRIEFSNAGSPLVSIDRIVDTVPISRNENLAGFMHKCGICEERGSGFDKIVYATSKNSMLAPKIENQSDKFTKVTLYLKAPFDLISKEDRIRTCYMQACFVYVNGESITNNSLRELFDISDKDKYKASRIIKDTLEAKLIKPVDENTAPRYMKYIPFWA
- a CDS encoding CHAP domain-containing protein, whose translation is MGKKLKKDFKERHKASIEKEMLHSKTDTIPEESKLKHNDDYRGKIVHEKDRFQDKVHKKISKINADNEKDYGNSKRNAKYRVSDKGSITSVTETGRVDYVTEVKDGKIYDHLGKDLDNDGIIDRYDNDFRDSDYFESTYDVEDNLHHKAENTNSFSKSQKAQKKNYKRKNYTESLYTRKKDDVLKENKPEDKKTGKDTISEKEHSSLSKDQKKKVKKDMVKVSALSGLAKGSETVRDYLSHGSDENKGVEAGEKTADTSSKLIHGIKNYSDKKRAKRGYDLTNKDYKIRKRKSKLEFRDAKKELKKTDEYKRASAYKRFQKKNQVKAAISRENKSRLRDRIKEGLIGTLKSSKDMIIRKAKGLMLIFIGIIILGTFVINFAGTGMIGFMNSTSSVLTTSYLSKPNVLSEINQKFSDMEGKLQSEVDHVKENYPGYDEYILNNTEYIGHNVHELLSYITSRCGEVKSVSEVESILKELFESMYDLEYREEIEIRYRTVTKTYTDEDGNEYTESHEEPYEYKKLIVTLHKKEMDSIIRKVFANYPDNLKHYEALFLAQGNMGEAFGNSDLISANGGIGGGKEYEASTEVQKKIVNAAYITPSPGAGWCAMWVSQVYQNAGLGYIGGNACDMYRNYTFTSDRSKLKVGMLVAVESSSSGSSAGLTYGHVGIYIGDGKVIDNIGRIRVTTLDDWIATFCKHHPVGFGFPPNVKK